The following are encoded together in the Pseudodesulfovibrio indicus genome:
- a CDS encoding zinc ribbon domain-containing protein: MYQKQIEQLIVLQEVDDEILELTSEIEQAPKELTDLEEQMGEFEERRTQIDEKMSILKEQKKKLSFEIEEDAGKIKKSKNKLMLVGNTKEYHAMMREMDSLEKLNRMRDDEQEAVREELVRQDEATQALNDEMSGVQEQYDALKTTLDERLDKANKKLETLVRKRKKACKAVPPPILGRYEFIRERMEHPVIVPVSEGVCAGCNIMIPPQAYNDLQKGQQILSCPNCQRLIYWQAHVQPAAEQQ, encoded by the coding sequence ATGTACCAGAAACAGATTGAACAGTTGATCGTCCTTCAGGAAGTGGACGACGAGATCCTTGAGCTCACTTCCGAGATCGAGCAGGCCCCCAAGGAGCTTACCGATCTTGAGGAGCAGATGGGCGAATTCGAGGAGCGTCGCACCCAGATCGACGAGAAGATGTCCATCCTCAAGGAGCAGAAGAAGAAGCTCTCCTTCGAGATCGAAGAGGACGCGGGCAAGATCAAGAAGTCCAAGAACAAGCTGATGCTCGTGGGCAACACCAAGGAATACCACGCCATGATGCGCGAGATGGATTCCCTGGAGAAGCTCAACCGCATGCGCGACGACGAGCAGGAGGCCGTGCGCGAGGAGCTGGTCCGCCAGGACGAGGCCACCCAGGCCCTGAACGACGAGATGAGCGGCGTGCAGGAACAGTACGACGCCCTCAAGACCACCCTGGACGAGCGGTTGGACAAGGCCAACAAGAAGCTGGAGACCCTGGTCCGCAAGCGCAAGAAGGCCTGCAAGGCCGTGCCGCCGCCGATCCTGGGCCGCTACGAATTCATCCGCGAGCGCATGGAACACCCGGTCATCGTGCCGGTGTCCGAGGGCGTGTGCGCGGGCTGCAACATCATGATCCCGCCGCAGGCCTACAACGACCTGCAGAAGGGCCAGCAGATCCTGAGCTGCCCCAACTGCCAGCGGCTGATCTACTGGCAGGCCCACGTGCAGCCCGCAGCCGAACAGCAATAG